A window from Saccharomyces cerevisiae S288C chromosome XIII, complete sequence encodes these proteins:
- the DAT1 gene encoding Dat1p (DNA binding protein that recognizes oligo(dA).oligo(dT) tracts; Arg side chain in its N-terminal pentad Gly-Arg-Lys-Pro-Gly repeat is required for DNA-binding; relocalizes to the cytosol in response to hypoxia; not essential for viability), with amino-acid sequence MAKTLAQGRKPGSGRKPGKGKTLREGRKPGSGRRRRQDTGGKETDGSQQDQESRLISSRDMEAVDALRELTHSPSSHSAHNSSAAPPPHAAAASTSLPPSLDYTHQSFMDQQQQQQQQQQQQLLQQQRVDVVPPKPFITHKILLSSTGNSGGHVNSNYNADHSINHNSNHNLNSNVNVNMNFTINGSNQDPSSSFLMGPYNYLQRPFIVKPYLDLSTSTAASNQPRTQPSPAAHITKNSDSTEKNATI; translated from the coding sequence ATGGCGAAAACTTTGGCACAAGGAAGGAAACCTGGAAGCGGCAGAAAGCCCGGAAAAGGGAAGACGTTGAGAGAGGGAAGAAAGCCTGGCAGTGGTAGGAGGAGGAGGCAAGATACTGGGGGTAAAGAGACCGACGGGTCTCAGCAAGATCAGGAGTCGCGTCTTATTAGTTCCAGGGACATGGAAGCTGTGGACGCACTGAGAGAGTTGACGCACAGCCCGTCGTCTCACTCAGCTCATAATTCATCAGCAGCACCACCGCCGCATGCAGCAGCGGCGTCAACTTCATTGCCTCCATCTCTGGATTATACCCATCAGTCATTCATGgatcaacaacaacaacagcagcagcagcagcagcaacaactACTACAGCAACAGAGAGTGGACGTCGTTCCGCCCAAGCCGTTCATCACCCACAAGATCCTGTTATCTTCAACGGGAAACTCTGGCGGCCACGTGAATTCAAATTACAACGCCGACCACAGCATTAATCATAATTCAAACCACAACCTTAACAGCAACGTGAACGTGAACATGAACTTTACTATAAATGGGAGCAATCAAGACCcgtcatcttctttccTGATGGGGCCCTACAACTACTTACAGCGGCCTTTCATTGTGAAACCATATCTTGATCTGTCCACAAGCACAGCAGCATCAAATCAGCCACGGACGCAACCATCGCCGGCAGCACATATCACTAAGAATTCCGATTCTACAGAGAAAAACGCAACCATATGA
- the ZDS2 gene encoding Zds2p (Protein with a role in regulating Swe1p-dependent polarized growth; involved in maintenance of Cdc55p in the cytoplasm where it promotes mitotic entry; interacts with silencing proteins at the telomere; implicated in the mitotic exit network through regulation of Cdc14p localization; ZDS2 has a paralog, ZDS1, that arose from the whole genome duplication) gives MVLMEDMQNKDGHNTVENSSGGTDSNNNIQMRRMRKTQLSKKELFEKRKSDVLIAAKSLDTEIQNVKNLKRLSIGSMDLVIDPELEFKVNSRNSYSSDSSKESLQESLHEENIIRSEQKEEQGSEDNDAYEEGDATNVDDSIDITQTEYLHDEETLEKEKIIRNASSSTSSSARVTSRNRRLSGVKTLAHDVVLDVENDHDSKMVDLTQNLLWVPADQHPNVKPENYLELIQDTLQNIQISTNQDIDENKLELGNNHVISNRKRTGSVVRRPSRLKTSYTKFDDEPPLADKPQEGEIQVDKRISSSDIKTIRSVSLKEITEELTKISNNAGLTDSDAVTLARSLSMSGSFTNESLHLNGNHTENDNEFASNMFNETGLTIPERSSLRRSKFNTYKIRLEGSSLPQAVKLNSLMNIQTNDNRRSASSPASYTQVPQEQASLNDFHEIFDHYRRTSTDWSTENEKYVDSTNYYSDEEDLTHASISQESSLLSTDSSNNSVLIKPHNTGSMISEKLDQHVSSSEKSNTNNSEANHGWSWLNSSNGSLNANEQTYQQLTDDEDDEECVDNEKADFVNLSVSRRAKSTKRASERINHSKNRHSPIFQIHSEEAKSVVITPSVVSSSESQPSKPTAPAVVEKKVELPTDTQASTHKKNSLEKRLAKLFKRKQHNGTCKSDVKVIKKSVKKELKKKASHSSLSKFRKSPKKKPQEAEVERPSSPTKTITTEDIDTASVIEPEVRSSNASTLLPDSHTSHSSEFVVETISELDGDDSFDISGGDVNYDVEVHSSISRDTTAGLEEDIGAEREDNTSPTAPQISTLPPRKLTFEDVVKPDYSNAPIKFTDSAFGFPLPMITNSTVIMFDHRLGINVERAIYRLSHLKLSDPGRELRQQVLLSNFMYSYLNLVNHTLYMEQVGTGDIAFNGDSALGMMDKNDSDGTILIPDI, from the coding sequence ATGGTACTGATGGAAGATATGCAAAACAAAGATGGCCATAATACTGTAGAAAACAGTAGTGGTGGTACGgacagtaataataatattcaaaTGAGGCGAATGAGGAAGACACAGCTGTCCAAGAAGGAGCTTTTTGAGAAGAGGAAATCTGACGTGTTAATTGCTGCCAAGTCTTTAGATACAGAAATTCAGaatgtgaaaaatttgaagcGATTGTCGATTGGTTCAATGGATTTGGTAATTGACCCTGAGCTAGAGTTCAAAGTGAACAGTAGAAACTCATATTCTTCAGATTCCTCAAAGGAATCCCTTCAAGAATCGCTCCATGAAGAGAACATTATACGATCAGAACAAAAGGAAGAACAAGGGAGCGAAGACAATGATGCATATGAAGAGGGCGATGCTACTAATGTCGACGACAGTATAGATATCACTCAAACAGAGTATTTGCATGATGAAGAAACATTggagaaggaaaaaatcatcCGTAATGCTTCTTCATCCACTTCATCTTCAGCAAGAGTAACGTCGAGGAACAGAAGGCTCAGTGGAGTAAAGACATTGGCTCACGATGTTGTATTGGATGTGGAGAACGACCACGATTCAAAAATGGTTGATTTAACTCAAAACCTTTTGTGGGTGCCCGCTGACCAACATCCTAACGTTAAGCCCGAAAACTATTTGGAATTGATCCAGGACACTTTACAAAACATTCAAATAAGCACAAATCAAGACATTGATGAAAACAAATTAGAACTGGGTAACAATCATGTAATTTCGAATAGAAAACGCACGGGCTCTGTAGTTAGAAGGCCTTCTCGGTTGAAGACATCTTATACCAAGTTTGATGACGAACCTCCCCTTGCAGACAAACCACAAGAAGGAGAAATACAAGTGGATAAGCGAATATCCTCATCTGACATCAAAACCATAAGATCTGtatctttgaaagaaattactGAAGAGCTTACTAAGATTTCCAATAATGCCGGTTTAACGGACTCAGATGCGGTGACTTTAGCCAGAAGCTTGAGCATGTCAGGGTCATTTACCAACGAAAGTCTTCATTTGAACGGCAATCACACTGAAAATGATAACGAATTTGCATCAAATATGTTTAATGAAACTGGACTTACCATACCAGAGAGATCTTCTCTAAGGAGGTCTAAATTCAACACATATAAGATCAGACTAGAGGGTAGTAGCCTTCCACAGGCGGTAAAACTCAATAGCCTAATGAATATACAAACTAATGACAATCGCAGAAGTGCATCATCGCCTGCCTCCTACACACAAGTGCCTCAGGAGCAAGCATCATTGAATGATTTTCACGAGATTTTCGACCATTACAGAAGAACAAGTACTGATTGGAGTACCGAAAATGAGAAATACGTTGATAGCACCAACTACTATTcggatgaagaagatttgaCACATGCATCTATTTCTCAAGAGAGCAGTCTTTTATCTACAGATAGTTCTAACAACAGCGTTTTAATAAAGCCGCATAACACTGGTTCGATgatttctgaaaaattggatCAGCACGTTAGCTCGAgtgaaaaatcaaataccAATAACAGCGAAGCAAATCATGGCTGGTCATGGTTGAATTCTAGCAATGGAAGTTTGAACGCTAATGAACAAACTTATCAACAGCTTacagatgatgaagacgatgaagaatGTGTGGACAATGAAAAAGCTGACTTTGTTAACTTGAGTGTATCGAGGAGAGCGAAATCTACCAAACGTGCCTCTGAAAGAATAAACCATTCCAAAAATAGACATTCGCCAATTTTCCAGATACATTCTGAAGAAGCAAAATCCGTGGTAATCACTCCTTCAGTCGTTTCTTCATCTGAATCCCAGCCATCTAAGCCTACTGCACCGGCAGTCGTGGAGAAAAAGGTAGAACTGCCTACTGACACCCAAGCCAGTACacataagaaaaattccTTGGAGAAAAGGCTTGccaaattattcaaaagaaaacaacatAATGGTACCTGCAAATCAGATGTGAAAgtaatcaaaaaaagtgttAAAAAAGAACTGAAAAAGAAGGCTTCGCATTCGAGTTTATCAAAATTCAGGAAAAGTCCCAAGAAAAAGCCCCAAGAAGCGGAAGTTGAACGCCCTTCATCCCCCACCAAAACAATTACCACCGAAGATATAGATACAGCAAGCGTCATTGAACCAGAAGTGAGAAGTTCAAATGCTTCCACCCTTCTTCCTGACAGCCATACTAGCCACAGTTCTGAATTTGTGGTGGAAACTATAAGCGAGTTAGATGGCGACGATTCATTTGATATTAGTGGTGGTGATGTAAACTACGACGTCGAAGTGCACTCTAGTATCAGTAGAGATACGACAGCTGGACTAGAAGAGGATATAGGAGCAGAGAGAGAAGACAACACTTCACCTACTGCCCCTCAAATCTCAACTTTGCCTCCAAGAAAATTGACATTTGAAGATGTCGTTAAACCAGATTACTCAAACGCTCCAATAAAATTCACAGACAGTGCTTTTGGATTCCCATTACCAATGATAACCAACTCTACAGTGATTATGTTTGACCATCGTCTAGGAATTAATGTTGAAAGGGCTATTTACAGACTCAGCCATCTGAAGCTTAGCGATCCCGGGAGGGAATTAAGACAACAAGTATTGCTAAGTAACTTCATGTACTCCTACTTGAATTTAGTCAATCATACCTTATACATGGAGCAGGTGGGCACTGGAGATATAGCCTTCAATGGTGATTCTGCCTTGGGAATGATGGACAAAAATGATTCTGATGGCACAATCTTAATTCCAGACATTTAA
- the CTK3 gene encoding Ctk3p (Gamma subunit of C-terminal domain kinase I; CTDK-I phosphorylates RNA polymerase II subunit Rpo21p to affect transcription and pre-mRNA 3' end processing, and also phosphorylates ribosomal protein Rps2p to increase translational fidelity; protein abundance increases in response to DNA replication stress) gives MDSLEARLQFIQVLKNLQKTLHKTRDSITSSSTTTPPSSQQKLNNDPIQFYLRNYRHHYEDFHQCLFDTTMKMDPLDRLDVVIYYVRIIRNLYPHSHSNTNVTKVLNEVLLMDIDLVFELCLPCQDWKSLTNQATCKELFLDLSKLIHYDATSVTHTPSDTTLIDATTWYSVKTERTTKDYKESLQRTESLLKDRDLKKLAFFQQFNSDTTAINPDLQTQPTNANILLHRMEADRELHKRSKETSWYIERPSNDILDESEFKSLWTHFETTDSGFDKDDYKNIKALNDIAKASYIY, from the coding sequence ATGGACTCTCTTGAAGCTAGATTACAATTCATTCAGGTCCTGAAGAACCTGCAAAAGACGCTGCACAAGACCAGAGACTCTATCACATCATCGTCGACCACCACACCACCGTCATCGCAACAAAAGCTGAACAATGACCCTATACAGTTCTACTTGAGAAACTACAGACATCACTACGAGGACTTCCACCAATGTTTGTTCGATACAACCATGAAGATGGACCCACTAGATAGACTGGACGTAGTGATATACTATGTTAGAATAATAAGAAACTTATATCCGCATAGCCATTCCAATACCAATGTTACAAAAGTGTTAAACGAAGTGCTACTCATGGACATAGACTTGGTTTTTGAGCTTTGTCTGCCCTGCCAGGACTGGAAATCCCTCACGAATCAAGCCACCTGTAAAGAGCTATTCCTTGACTTATCCAAACTAATCCATTACGACGCCACCAGCGTCACGCACACACCATCAGACACCACACTCATAGACGCTACTACCTGGTACAGTGTCAAGACAGAGAGGACTACAAAGGACTATAAAGAATCATTGCAACGAACGGAGTCTCTGCTTAAGGACAGAGACTTGAAGAAATTGGCTTTCTTTCAGCAGTTCAATTCCGATACAACTGCGATCAACCCGGACTTACAGACGCAGCCAACCAATGCAAACATTTTGTTGCACAGGATGGAAGCAGACAGGGAACTGCACAAGAGGTCGAAAGAGACAAGTTGGTACATCGAAAGGCCCTCCAACGATATACTGGATGAATCCGAATTTAAAAGCTTGTGGACGCATTTTGAAACTACTGATTCCGGATTTGATAAGGACGattacaaaaatatcaagGCTTTAAATGACATTGCGAAGGCATCTTACATATATTAG
- the BUL2 gene encoding ubiquitin-ubiquitin ligase BUL2 (Alpha-arrestin, component of the Rsp5p E3-ubiquitin ligase complex; ubiquitin-binding adaptor involved in intracellular amino acid permease sorting, functions in heat shock element mediated gene expression, essential for growth in stress conditions; BUL2 has a paralog, BUL1, that arose from the whole genome duplication), producing the protein MTFTFSTSSRKNGRPPLKSVSTEDNIHLLRKRRQQQLSSNSTDNSLHPNSGQTPRASDSQDDDIRSASTTNLDRLRQEREENSLEMDCTQSRLSHRANMLVDVLPSFEMYNALHRHIPQGNVDPDRHDFPPSYQEVRTQRMTILPSNDNSVERSQLTAVPGSENACNNATAHSLTNLHPLQTQHLTINSTRSGGQSLHSSSDTNISQIPFEDDLNDSDNIFIDKLYTLPKLSTPIEIDIRITKTASIPHERPEEQSILKEYTSGDIIHGYCLIENRSSQPLKFEMFYVTLEAYISVIDRQKGKRTLKRFLRMVDLSASWSYTNITPSTGINIVPGERDFDDAIIGLSNSRELKPNTKYKKFFMFKLPTQLLDVTCKQEQFSHCLLPPSFGIDKYKNNCKYSGIKVNSVLGCGHLGTKGSPILTLDMADDNLSINYTIDAKIVGKDKRTSKLNIMKEKEYNLRVMPFPFAGVTNQQNEKTCLRQLKNLESLIEDRFEALNKIFKKLELNEAISNVDIHDTDISGTLDGNEDLDSDEILRRKLDQLHINNRIDDTASQSPSYDSKNMAPKENLVETELRYKFKNKNKSNSSLFSHFLSSSETGSSSTGPHVYNSGLIVLSVKKPQSTLPYWSPSLLRKTNKFEAKSEQEKENWQRLMGMLPEGVKTPLTKLDVHLTCIQSNNSAGHKPPEISSVTTEFVVITAKSDNSIPIKFCTELLMNENRLNKLKTKFLTYQKKVHEYRKKFEENHAKLNELYNRNRDHFTPKELLFTNFISDQINNDIDSLAGLKVNIIDLHDIFKKQIHTFEEENEDIISKKGSSNPPSASSSNNNFLQATFSNGASTATKFTQQIVHEWEKVKPLQYKRDVTVNLKLNPNIKETLVPNLETCLCCRFYCVRVNIKFDNHLGSMKVDIPVDVKKLQI; encoded by the coding sequence ATGACTTTTACATTCTCCACTTCATCAAGGAAAAATGGGAGACCTCCTTTAAAATCAGTTTCTACGGAAGATAACATTCATCTATTGAGGAAGCGGCGTCAACAGCAGCTGTCAAGTAATTCTACAGATAATTCGCTGCATCCAAATAGTGGGCAGACTCCACGTGCAAGTGACAGCCAGGACGATGACATACGCAGCGCTTCAACAACCAATTTAGACCGTTTACGACAAGAACGAGAGGAAAATTCACTGGAAATGGACTGCACACAGTCAAGATTATCTCATAGAGCAAATATGCTAGTGGATGTCCTACCATCTTTTGAGATGTATAATGCCTTGCACAGACACATACCTCAAGGAAACGTTGATCCCGATAGACATGATTTCCCCCCTTCTTATCAAGAAGTTCGCACTCAAAGAATGACTATATTGCCCAGCAATGATAATTCCGTGGAAAGGTCACAATTGACAGCAGTGCCAGGATCCGAAAACGCATGTAATAATGCGACTGCCCATTCTCTTACCAACCTACATCCTCTACAAACACAACATCTTACAATAAACAGTACAAGAAGTGGTGGACAGTCGCTCCATTCTTCATCAGACACCAATATCAGTCAAATACCGTTCGAAGATGATCTAAACGACTCGGATAACATTTTTATAGACAAGTTATACACCTTACCCAAGTTATCCACTCCTATCGAAATTGATATAAGAATAACGAAAACTGCATCAATACCTCATGAGCGTCCTGAGGAACAGTCAATATTGAAGGAATACACCTCGGGTGATATTATTCATGGTTATTGTTTAATTGAAAATCGGTCCTCTCAACCACtgaaatttgaaatgtTTTATGTCACTTTAGAAGCGTACATATCTGTAATTGACCGTCAGAAAGGGAAAAGAACGTTAAAGAGATTTTTAAGAATGGTCGATTTGAGCGCATCTTGGTCTTATACAAACATAACCCCAAGTACGGGTATTAATATTGTCCCCGGTGAAAGGGATTTTGACGATGCCATCATTGGTCTTTCAAACAGCAGAGAATTGAAGCCGAACACAAAGTATAAGAAATTCTTCATGTTCAAGCTTCCTACACAGTTATTGGACGTGACTTGCAAACAAGAGCAATTCTCACACTGCCTTCTGCCTCCCAGCTTTGGTATCGACAAgtataaaaataattgtAAATACTCTGGCATAAAAGTAAATAGTGTCCTTGGCTGTGGGCATTTAGGTACAAAAGGTTCACCCATTCTGACACTTGACATGGCAGATGataatttatcaataaatTATACAATTGATGCCAAAATTGTCGgtaaagataaaagaacaTCTAAGCTGAATattatgaaagaaaaagaatataacTTGAGAGTTATGCCCTTCCCCTTTGCTGGTGTCACTAATCAACAAAACGAGAAAACGTGTTTGAGAcaactgaaaaatttggaaagcTTGATTGAAGATAGATTTGAAGCTTTGAACaagattttcaagaaaCTGGAATTAAATGAGGCCATTTCGAATGTAGATATTCATGACACAGATATAAGCGGGACTTTGGACGGTAATGAAGATTTGGATTCCGATGAGATATTAAGACGTAAGCTAGATCAACTGCACATCAATAACAGGATTGATGATACCGCCAGCCAATCACCATCCTATGACTCCAAAAATATGGCTCCAAAGGAAAACCTAGTCGAGACTGAGTTACGCTATAAgtttaaaaataagaataaatcaaattcaagtttattttctcattttttgagTTCATCAGAAACGGGGTCATCTTCAACTGGTCCACATGTATATAATTCCGGATTGATTGTATTATCAGTTAAAAAACCGCAATCTACATTACCTTATTGGTCACCATCATTGTTGAGAAAAACCAACAAATTTGAAGCAAAGAgtgaacaagaaaaggaaaactgGCAAAGGTTAATGGGCATGCTTCCAGAAGGAGTGAAAACCCCACTGACCAAGTTAGATGTACATTTGACTTGTATCCAATCTAATAATAGTGCAGGACATAAGCCGCCAGAAATAAGCTCTGTAACGACAGAATTTGTGGTCATCACAGCAAAGTCTGATAATTCGATTCCTATCAAATTCTGCACTGAACTGTTGATGAATGAGAATAGATTAAACAAACTAAagacaaaatttttgacgtatcagaaaaaagttcatGAATATcgtaaaaaatttgaagaaaaccATGCGAAGCTAAACGAGCTTTATAATAGAAATAGAGATCATTTCACTCCAAAAGAGCTTTTGTTCACAAATTTCATATCTGATCAAATAAACAATGATATTGACAGTTTAGCTGGATTAAAAGTTAACATTATTGATTTACATGATATCTTCAAAAAGCAAATACatacttttgaagaagaaaacgaGGATATTATTTCGAAGAAAGGAAGTTCCAATCCTCCTTCCGCGTCATccagtaataataatttcttACAAGCAACATTTAGCAATGGTGCATCCACCGCTACTAAGTTTACTCAGCAAATTGTGCATGAATGGGAAAAAGTTAAGCCATTACAGTATAAGAGGGATGTTACAGTTAATTTGAAGCTCAACCCCAACATTAAAGAAACGTTAGTGCCCAATCTTGAAACGTGTTTGTGTTGTAGATTTTATTGTGTTCGAGTAAACATCAAATTTGATAACCACTTGGGTTCTATGAAAGTTGATATTCCGGTTGATGTGAAAAAGTTACAAATTTAG
- a CDS encoding uncharacterized protein (hypothetical protein; structure defines a new subfamily of the split beta-alpha-beta sandwiches; green fluorescent protein (GFP)-fusion protein localizes to the cytoplasm and nucleus; YML108W is not an essential gene; relative distribution to the nucleus increases upon DNA replication stress) — protein sequence MSKSNTYRMLVLLEDDTKINKEDEKFLKGKPGKMHEFVDELILPFNVDELDELNTWFDKFDAEICIPNEGHIKYEISSDGLIVLMLDKEIEEVVEKVKKFVEENN from the coding sequence ATGTCCAAGAGTAATACTTATAGGATGCTCGTCTTACTAGAAGACGACACCAAgataaataaagaagatgaaaaatttttgaaaggtAAGCCGGGAAAAATGCATGAATTTGTTGACGAGTTGATACTTCCATTTAATGTTGACGAACTGGACGAATTAAATACCTGGTTTGATAAGTTCGATGCCGAAATATGTATACCGAACGAAGGTCATATCAAATACGAAATTAGTAGCGATGGTTTAATTGTACTTATGCTAGATAAGGAAATTGAAGAGGTTGTcgaaaaagtaaagaaatttgTCGAAGAGAATAACTGA
- the COQ5 gene encoding 2-hexaprenyl-6-methoxy-1,4-benzoquinone methyltransferase (2-hexaprenyl-6-methoxy-1,4-benzoquinone methyltransferase; involved in ubiquinone (Coenzyme Q) biosynthesis; localizes to the matrix face of the mitochondrial inner membrane in a large complex with other ubiquinone biosynthetic enzymes; respiratory defect of the null mutant is partially complemented by human COQ5): MLISSRIVRSSLVNVPLRLSRCFTQAHRACKEEEVNSPLSSAAEQPEQKYTHFGSKTVLKSTKQKLVGDVFSSVANRYDLMNDVMSLGIHRLWKDHFINKLDAGKRPNSTTPLNFIDVAGGSGDIAFGLLDHAESKFGDTESTMDIVDINPDMLKEGEKRAMEQGKYFKDPRVRFLVSNGEKLEEIDSDSKDIYTVSFGIRNFTDIQKGLNTAYRVLKPGGIFYCLEFSKIENPLMDFAYQQWAKVLPVMGSMIANDYDSYQYLVESIERFPDQETFKSMIEKAGFKSAGYESLTFGICAIHWGIKV, from the coding sequence ATGTTGATTTCTTCACGGATCGTTCGAAGCTCGCTGGTAAATGTCCCGCTAAGATTATCTAGGTGTTTTACGCAAGCTCACAGAGCAtgcaaagaagaagaagttaaTAGTCCTTTATCATCCGCAGCTGAACAGCCAGAGCAGAAGTATACGCATTTTGGTTCGAAGACTGTATTGAAGTCTACCAAGCAGAAGTTAGTTGGTGATGTCTTTTCTTCCGTGGCCAATCGGTATGACTTGATGAATGATGTTATGTCATTAGGAATTCATAGATTGTGGAAGGACCATTTTATCAATAAACTAGATGCGGGAAAAAGGCCAAACTCTACGACTCCTTTGAACTTCATAGATGTGGCTGGGGGATCCGGTGATATTGCTTTCGGATTACTAGACCATGCTGAGTCGAAATTTGGTGACACTGAGTCTACAATGGATATTGTAGATATCAACCCTGACATGCTTAAAGAAGGTGAGAAGAGAGCCATGGAACAaggaaaatatttcaaggATCCTCGTGTGAGATTTTTGGTTTCTAATGGTGAGAAACTAGAGGAGATTGATTCTGATTCCAAGGACATCTACACAGTCTCCTTCGGTATCAGAAATTTCACCGATATTCAAAAGGGTTTAAACACTGCTTATAGAGTTTTGAAACCGGGCggtattttttattgtctagaattttccaaaattgaGAATCCCCTAATGGACTTTGCTTACCAACAGTGGGCTAAGGTCCTACCTGTAATGGGCTCGATGATTGCTAATGACTACGACTCTTACCAGTATTTGGTGGAGTCTATCGAAAGATTTCCTGACCAAGAAACGTTCAAATCCATGATTGAGAAGGCAGGATTCAAATCTGCTGGCTACGAAAGTTTAACTTTTGGTATATGTGCCATCCATTGGGGCATTAAAGTTTAA